In Chitinophaga sp. HK235, a single window of DNA contains:
- a CDS encoding UPF0489 family protein: MHTSIPVFIVEEHNEAFMVWVEALQQGTILPGSRLLHFDDHADLKVPVLTESVHDIISKDTTYLADFTNRVLKIDTFIIPAIYIGIISEMCWIRHGMTKELDLMMYVRSYNNGGKKLLSDQIDKLKEMSADHRPYRYVKADATSFLQMDHGTDIPVLLDIDLDYFSCCEVPSESNEVLIEITKNEYESFKNDRYHYLNFITAQVNAIEYNGGFFYVLNSFPEQYPSKREVSEPEIRNRIQYFTECLQKAAIRPQLVTICRSRISGFTPVHQWEFIERELLAALGAVYHLDVHHIETTYEKLAL; encoded by the coding sequence ATGCACACATCAATCCCTGTGTTCATCGTTGAAGAACACAACGAAGCTTTTATGGTATGGGTGGAAGCCCTGCAGCAGGGTACCATTCTGCCAGGTAGCCGGCTGCTTCATTTTGATGATCACGCCGACCTGAAAGTGCCGGTGCTGACGGAGTCTGTTCATGATATTATCAGTAAAGACACCACATACCTGGCAGATTTTACCAACAGGGTCCTGAAAATAGATACCTTCATTATACCGGCTATTTATATTGGCATCATCAGCGAGATGTGCTGGATCAGACATGGTATGACCAAAGAACTGGACCTGATGATGTATGTCAGGTCATATAATAATGGTGGTAAAAAATTGTTGTCAGACCAGATTGACAAACTGAAAGAAATGTCTGCCGATCATCGGCCCTACCGTTATGTGAAAGCAGATGCAACCAGTTTCCTTCAAATGGACCATGGTACAGATATCCCCGTGCTGCTGGATATTGACCTGGATTATTTTTCCTGTTGCGAGGTGCCATCTGAAAGCAACGAAGTGCTGATTGAAATAACGAAGAACGAATACGAGTCTTTCAAAAACGACAGGTACCATTACCTTAATTTCATTACGGCACAAGTAAATGCTATTGAGTACAATGGCGGATTCTTTTACGTTCTCAATAGTTTCCCTGAACAGTATCCCAGTAAGAGAGAGGTGTCTGAACCGGAGATTCGTAACCGGATACAATATTTCACCGAATGCCTGCAGAAAGCCGCTATCAGGCCTCAGCTTGTCACAATTTGCCGCTCAAGGATAAGCGGGTTTACACCTGTCCACCAATGGGAATTTATTGAAAGAGAATTGCTGGCCGCACTCGGTGCTGTCTATCATCTGGATGTCCATCATATTGAAACCACGTATGAAAAACTCGCGTTGTAA